A genomic region of Christiangramia sp. OXR-203 contains the following coding sequences:
- the lpdA gene encoding dihydrolipoyl dehydrogenase, giving the protein MEKFDVTIIGSGPGGYVGAIRCAQLGLKVAIVERYSTLGGTCLNVGCIPSKAWLEASEHNYKLKHQFEKFGINVKEANVDILKMNQRVQDVVQEIINGVDYLMKKNKVAVYEGHGTIKDKNTIVIKGEDKTETIATDKIIIATGSKPASLPNIKIDKKRIISSTEALALREIPKHLMVVGGGVIGVEIGSVFARLGSKVSIVEYFDSLIATMDGALGHQLHRSLRKQGIEFYLKHKVTNATATDNKVVLKAENLSDKEEMSLDGDYCLMAIGRKPYTANLGLENIEVEINEKGQIIVDENLETNVKGIYAIGDVIRGAMLAHKASEEGVFVAETIVGQKPYINYSLIPNIVYTQPEVAGVGLTEEELKKANKNIKIGSFPYKANARAKISMDTDGFIKVIADKQTDEILGVHMIGPRIADSYTEAVVAMEFRASAEDIARMSHGHPTFSETFKEACLAATDDRALHI; this is encoded by the coding sequence ATGGAAAAATTTGATGTAACTATAATAGGATCTGGCCCGGGCGGGTATGTAGGTGCAATCCGTTGTGCCCAATTAGGTTTAAAAGTGGCTATAGTTGAAAGGTATAGCACCCTGGGAGGAACCTGTCTTAATGTGGGCTGTATCCCGTCAAAAGCCTGGTTGGAAGCCTCTGAACATAATTACAAGCTCAAGCATCAATTCGAAAAATTTGGGATCAACGTAAAAGAGGCCAATGTCGATATCCTAAAAATGAACCAAAGGGTTCAGGACGTGGTACAGGAAATTATCAATGGTGTTGACTATTTGATGAAAAAGAACAAGGTTGCCGTTTATGAAGGCCACGGCACCATCAAGGATAAAAATACGATTGTAATTAAGGGCGAAGATAAAACGGAAACCATAGCAACCGATAAAATCATCATTGCCACAGGGTCCAAACCCGCTTCATTGCCCAATATTAAAATCGACAAAAAGCGCATCATCTCTTCTACCGAAGCCCTTGCCCTACGGGAAATCCCCAAGCATTTAATGGTCGTTGGCGGTGGCGTTATCGGTGTGGAGATAGGTTCCGTATTCGCCCGCCTGGGTTCAAAGGTTTCTATAGTAGAATATTTTGATAGCCTCATCGCCACTATGGATGGTGCATTGGGACATCAATTGCACCGTTCCCTAAGAAAACAGGGAATTGAATTCTATTTAAAACATAAGGTGACGAATGCAACAGCAACGGACAACAAAGTGGTGTTGAAAGCGGAAAACCTTTCCGATAAAGAAGAAATGAGTTTAGATGGCGATTACTGCCTTATGGCCATTGGGCGAAAACCGTACACCGCAAATTTAGGACTTGAAAACATAGAAGTGGAAATCAATGAAAAAGGACAGATAATCGTAGATGAGAATCTCGAAACCAATGTCAAAGGAATATATGCCATTGGGGATGTAATCAGGGGGGCGATGCTTGCCCATAAAGCAAGTGAAGAAGGCGTTTTTGTAGCCGAAACTATTGTTGGTCAAAAGCCATATATTAATTATTCGCTCATCCCAAATATCGTGTACACCCAGCCCGAGGTCGCCGGCGTAGGCTTGACGGAAGAAGAATTGAAAAAGGCCAATAAAAATATAAAAATAGGGTCTTTCCCCTATAAGGCAAACGCACGGGCAAAGATAAGTATGGATACCGATGGTTTTATAAAGGTAATCGCAGATAAGCAGACCGATGAGATACTGGGCGTGCATATGATAGGCCCTCGCATTGCAGACAGTTATACCGAAGCGGTGGTAGCAATGGAATTTAGGGCATCTGCTGAAGACATTGCAAGAATGTCACACGGGCATCCCACATTTTCAGAGACCTTTAAAGAGGCGTGTCTGGCCGCTACAGATGATAGGGCATTACATATTTAA
- a CDS encoding STAS/SEC14 domain-containing protein, protein MLQIIEISGDNIIATRASGDLTEMDIEKVHPLIHAILDKGLNVRWYFEMENFTGWDFPGLWEDLKMDTAHAKDYEKIAMVGNKKWQDWITKFMKPFTNAEVKYFDLEEKEIAKKWIKQ, encoded by the coding sequence ATGTTACAAATTATTGAGATTTCAGGAGATAATATTATTGCAACCAGAGCATCGGGAGATTTAACCGAGATGGATATTGAGAAGGTACATCCCCTTATTCATGCTATTTTGGACAAAGGATTAAACGTACGCTGGTATTTTGAAATGGAGAATTTTACCGGCTGGGATTTTCCAGGCCTGTGGGAAGATCTAAAAATGGATACTGCCCATGCAAAAGATTATGAGAAAATCGCGATGGTGGGCAACAAAAAATGGCAGGACTGGATTACAAAATTCATGAAACCTTTTACCAATGCTGAAGTAAAATATTTTGACTTAGAGGAAAAGGAAATTGCCAAAAAGTGGATTAAACAATAA
- a CDS encoding MgtC/SapB family protein, with product MNTMDFQTEITLIPRLFVALLLGVLIGLDREIDGNAAGIRTYAAVCLGAALITIINTHIEVTDQTRIVANIVSGIGFLGAGIIFRDSAKNLISGLTTAATIWATAAVGISIGFGMYLIGSVTSAFLILLLVSHHFPFLKKYKTNNT from the coding sequence ATGAATACAATGGATTTTCAAACTGAAATAACACTGATACCGAGATTATTTGTCGCTCTTTTACTAGGTGTCCTGATAGGACTCGATAGGGAAATTGACGGAAATGCGGCAGGAATTAGAACGTATGCAGCCGTTTGCCTTGGGGCCGCATTAATTACAATAATCAATACTCATATTGAAGTAACTGACCAAACCCGCATTGTCGCCAATATTGTTTCCGGTATTGGGTTCCTTGGTGCAGGAATTATTTTTAGGGATAGCGCGAAAAATTTAATTTCCGGTTTGACTACCGCAGCTACAATTTGGGCCACTGCCGCGGTTGGTATATCAATTGGGTTTGGTATGTACCTCATTGGAAGTGTTACATCCGCTTTTCTTATTCTATTATTGGTTTCACATCATTTCCCTTTTTTGAAAAAATATAAAACAAACAATACCTAA
- the nhaA gene encoding Na+/H+ antiporter NhaA produces MGQSVRNQSTIGYIRETATKFLDRETAGGIFLIIATIVALLLANSQWAGAYHHFLGDELLFEFSEHLSFGLTIEEWINDGLMAIFFLVAGLELKREVMVGELSSIKKASAPLLAALGGMAVPALIFISLNLGTENIKGWGIPMATDIAYSLGIIGLLGKNVPRQLKTFLIALAIADDIGAILVIALFYSNELSWIYLGSGMGAFGLLLLMNWTGVKNLIWYIIIGIILWYCFLNSGIHPTIAGVLFAITIPIVPKLDSKILKERTATNVTNLEKTELEKLNPLQDKKQQIILKAIKTDTENSRPPLLKLENSLVDFNAFFIIPIFAVANAGVKLDVNLIEVVSGSLGLGILLGLAIGKVTGIGIFTLIGQKLGVSELHITLNWKHIIGIGMIAGIGFTMSLFITNLAFNDQELIKISKISILIASLLAAIGGAVILLLTSNKGRKNIVK; encoded by the coding sequence ATGGGGCAATCAGTTCGAAATCAATCCACTATTGGGTATATCAGGGAAACGGCAACAAAGTTCCTCGACAGGGAAACAGCTGGGGGGATTTTTTTAATAATTGCTACTATAGTTGCCCTTCTTTTAGCTAATTCACAGTGGGCAGGTGCCTATCATCATTTTCTTGGCGATGAATTGCTTTTTGAATTTTCCGAGCATCTTAGTTTTGGGCTAACAATTGAAGAATGGATCAATGATGGCCTAATGGCAATTTTCTTTTTGGTTGCCGGCCTTGAATTGAAGAGGGAGGTTATGGTGGGGGAATTATCTTCAATTAAAAAAGCCTCAGCCCCCTTGTTGGCAGCTTTAGGTGGTATGGCAGTTCCGGCCCTCATTTTTATTAGCCTAAATTTAGGCACTGAAAATATAAAGGGTTGGGGCATCCCTATGGCTACCGATATCGCATATTCACTAGGGATTATTGGCCTACTGGGGAAAAATGTCCCCAGGCAGTTAAAAACATTTTTAATAGCCCTCGCTATTGCTGACGATATAGGGGCCATATTGGTGATAGCATTGTTTTATAGCAACGAGTTGAGCTGGATATACCTTGGATCGGGCATGGGGGCATTTGGGTTATTATTATTAATGAATTGGACTGGGGTCAAAAATTTGATTTGGTATATTATTATTGGGATCATCTTATGGTATTGCTTCCTTAATTCGGGGATCCATCCAACTATTGCGGGGGTACTTTTTGCCATTACCATTCCAATAGTGCCCAAATTAGACAGTAAAATATTAAAAGAAAGGACTGCCACAAACGTTACTAATCTTGAGAAAACAGAGCTGGAAAAATTAAATCCCCTTCAGGATAAAAAACAACAAATAATTTTAAAAGCCATTAAAACAGATACTGAGAATTCAAGGCCTCCTTTGCTCAAACTGGAAAATTCCCTTGTTGATTTCAATGCTTTCTTTATCATTCCAATTTTTGCAGTCGCGAATGCGGGAGTAAAGCTCGATGTAAATTTAATTGAGGTTGTTTCCGGTTCTTTGGGGCTGGGGATCCTTTTGGGATTAGCAATTGGTAAAGTAACAGGGATTGGTATTTTTACATTGATTGGGCAAAAACTTGGAGTTTCCGAATTACATATTACACTAAACTGGAAACATATAATTGGAATTGGTATGATTGCGGGAATTGGCTTTACCATGTCCCTTTTTATTACCAATCTCGCATTTAATGATCAGGAATTGATTAAAATTTCGAAAATAAGTATTTTGATAGCTTCGTTACTTGCAGCTATTGGCGGTGCGGTAATTCTCTTATTAACTTCCAATAAAGGAAGGAAAAATATAGTTAAGTGA
- a CDS encoding cation transporter, which yields MGEMNKSTFIVSQMDCPSEEQMIRMKLEAYTQVKYLDFDIPNRKLEVYHVNGIEDIQTSIAGLNLGDSFQGTEEAEPPEIEDQSKQKTILWWVLGINFGFFIIEMTTGWISSSMGLIADSLDMLADSIVYALSLFAVGGAISRKKKVAKFSGYFQMALATLGFAEVLRRFFTSSETPIFQLMIIVSIFALLGNLISLWLINKAKSKEAHMQASAIFTSNDIIVNGGVILAGVLVYFLDSKWPDLIIGGIVFTFVMRGAIRILKISK from the coding sequence ATGGGAGAAATGAACAAAAGTACCTTTATAGTAAGTCAAATGGACTGTCCTTCAGAAGAACAGATGATCCGGATGAAGTTGGAGGCTTATACACAAGTGAAATATTTGGATTTTGATATTCCCAACAGGAAATTGGAAGTATATCATGTGAATGGAATCGAAGATATACAAACATCAATAGCCGGTTTAAACCTTGGGGATTCCTTCCAAGGGACAGAAGAAGCCGAGCCTCCTGAAATAGAAGACCAATCCAAACAGAAAACAATCCTTTGGTGGGTCCTCGGGATAAATTTCGGCTTTTTCATTATCGAAATGACCACGGGGTGGATTTCTTCTTCTATGGGCCTTATTGCAGATTCGTTGGATATGCTGGCAGATTCGATAGTATATGCGCTAAGTTTATTTGCAGTAGGTGGTGCCATTTCCAGAAAAAAGAAGGTGGCAAAATTCAGCGGGTATTTTCAGATGGCCTTGGCAACACTTGGTTTTGCAGAGGTATTAAGAAGGTTTTTTACCAGTAGTGAAACACCAATTTTCCAATTGATGATCATTGTTTCCATTTTCGCCCTTCTGGGTAACCTTATTTCGCTTTGGTTGATAAATAAGGCCAAAAGTAAGGAGGCGCATATGCAGGCCAGTGCCATTTTTACGTCGAATGATATCATCGTCAACGGTGGGGTGATACTGGCCGGTGTTTTGGTCTATTTTCTGGATAGCAAATGGCCAGATTTGATCATTGGTGGAATCGTGTTCACTTTTGTAATGCGAGGCGCCATAAGGATATTGAAAATTTCGAAATAA
- a CDS encoding heavy metal translocating P-type ATPase, producing MKKLQLKIPVLLPQVPNEKDTCVQRLIEELEAKEGLEKVHIKDDQEDTVPQLCFHYDPDIISIDRIQSLAERTGAEITEKYGHLLIEVEGIRHTRHARTIEKSLLNIKGVLEASANAGGMIRLEYDKRETSFDEISAKLEKENIKVNKSSSAENKGFEPAEKNPQNLNKKKAKGKEEQKHKDNEVQNHMEGESHGAGEEHSHAHGGVFGKNTELIFAIICGALLGIGFGLSYVDSIPDWVSLSLYIGAYFFGGYFTAKEAIQTVAKGGFEIDFLMLVAAIGAAALGAWAEGALLLFLFSLGHALEHYAMEKARKSIAALADLAPKTALLKKDGKTKEVGIEKLNKGDIIVVKPNSKISADGVVVDGKSSVNQAPITGESVPVDKIPVEDTSKDYSADDDIKDENRVFSGTINGNNTLEIKVIKEAKDSTLSRLVKLVNEAQTQKSPTQLLTDKFERYFVPSVLVLVVLLLFAFLVIDEPFSASFYRAMAVLVAASPCALAISTPSAVLSGVARAARGGVLIKGGRPLEDLGVITALAFDKTGTLTEGKPKLTQVVPLGDISENELLKIAVAVESLSDHPLAKAVVRDGKERMEGEEIPDATDLEAVLGKGIKASLGNDKIYVGNLDLYEGLDESTPSEEIITKVRDLEGGGNTTMLIRKNQEYIGVIALMDTPREAAKETLKKLKEIGIKRMIMLTGDNQKVADAVAKEIGLTDAWGSLLPEEKVDAIKELKEKESKVAMVGDGVNDAPAMANSTVGIAMGAAGSDVALETADVALMADKLETLPFAIGLSRKAKAIIKQNLWVSLGVVALLIPATILSWANIGIAVAFHEGSTLVVVANALRLLAYKKD from the coding sequence ATGAAAAAATTACAACTTAAAATTCCGGTACTGCTACCTCAGGTGCCAAATGAAAAAGATACCTGTGTACAAAGACTTATTGAGGAATTAGAAGCCAAAGAAGGTCTTGAAAAAGTGCATATAAAAGATGATCAGGAAGATACGGTTCCACAATTGTGCTTTCATTATGATCCGGACATTATCTCTATTGACCGAATTCAATCATTGGCAGAAAGAACCGGGGCTGAAATTACCGAGAAATATGGACATTTGCTTATAGAGGTTGAGGGGATTAGACATACCCGGCATGCAAGGACTATAGAAAAGAGTCTGCTGAATATCAAAGGCGTTTTGGAAGCTTCCGCCAATGCGGGAGGAATGATCCGTTTAGAATATGATAAGCGTGAGACCAGTTTTGATGAAATAAGTGCAAAGTTAGAAAAAGAAAACATAAAAGTTAATAAAAGCTCCTCTGCTGAGAATAAAGGCTTTGAACCTGCGGAAAAGAATCCTCAAAATTTAAATAAAAAAAAGGCAAAGGGCAAAGAAGAACAAAAGCATAAAGATAACGAAGTCCAGAATCATATGGAAGGTGAAAGCCACGGGGCCGGGGAAGAACATTCCCACGCCCACGGTGGTGTTTTTGGAAAAAACACCGAACTTATTTTTGCCATCATTTGCGGTGCCCTTCTCGGAATAGGTTTCGGATTGTCCTACGTGGACTCGATACCGGATTGGGTCAGCTTGTCCCTCTACATAGGCGCCTACTTTTTTGGAGGTTATTTTACCGCGAAAGAGGCCATACAGACAGTGGCCAAAGGTGGTTTTGAAATCGACTTTTTAATGTTGGTCGCCGCCATCGGTGCCGCTGCTTTGGGCGCTTGGGCGGAAGGTGCCTTGTTACTGTTCCTGTTCAGCCTCGGGCACGCTCTTGAACATTATGCGATGGAGAAAGCCCGAAAATCTATTGCGGCACTGGCAGATTTAGCACCGAAAACGGCCTTGCTAAAAAAAGATGGAAAGACCAAAGAAGTTGGTATTGAAAAGTTGAATAAAGGCGATATTATTGTAGTTAAGCCAAACAGTAAAATATCTGCCGATGGCGTTGTGGTCGATGGTAAAAGTAGTGTCAACCAAGCCCCCATCACAGGGGAAAGCGTACCGGTGGATAAAATTCCTGTGGAAGATACGAGTAAGGATTATTCGGCAGACGATGATATAAAGGACGAAAACCGCGTTTTTTCCGGGACTATCAATGGCAACAATACGCTTGAAATAAAGGTAATCAAAGAGGCAAAGGACTCTACACTGTCCCGATTGGTAAAATTGGTGAACGAGGCCCAGACCCAAAAATCGCCCACCCAGTTGCTTACCGATAAATTTGAAAGATATTTTGTGCCTTCCGTACTGGTATTGGTAGTGTTGTTGCTCTTTGCTTTTCTGGTCATCGATGAACCGTTTAGTGCCAGCTTTTATAGGGCTATGGCCGTATTGGTAGCTGCCAGTCCCTGTGCCCTTGCGATTTCGACCCCGAGTGCGGTATTGAGCGGTGTTGCACGAGCGGCCCGTGGCGGGGTACTTATCAAAGGGGGTCGTCCTTTGGAAGACTTGGGGGTTATTACCGCGCTCGCCTTTGACAAGACGGGTACCCTGACCGAAGGAAAGCCAAAACTTACGCAAGTAGTACCACTTGGGGATATTTCAGAAAATGAACTTCTCAAAATTGCAGTAGCTGTGGAAAGTTTGAGTGATCATCCCCTGGCAAAAGCTGTAGTTCGCGATGGAAAGGAGCGGATGGAAGGCGAGGAAATACCTGATGCAACCGATTTGGAAGCCGTGCTTGGCAAAGGTATAAAAGCGTCATTGGGCAATGACAAAATCTATGTCGGTAACCTCGACCTGTACGAAGGGCTTGATGAGAGCACCCCTTCCGAAGAGATAATAACGAAAGTCCGTGACCTCGAAGGTGGGGGAAATACTACGATGCTTATTCGGAAAAACCAAGAATATATAGGTGTTATTGCCCTAATGGATACCCCTCGCGAAGCTGCCAAGGAAACCCTCAAAAAATTAAAGGAAATCGGTATCAAACGAATGATTATGCTTACTGGTGACAACCAAAAGGTTGCCGATGCCGTGGCGAAAGAAATAGGATTGACCGATGCTTGGGGGAGCTTGTTACCAGAGGAAAAAGTGGATGCCATAAAAGAGCTAAAGGAAAAGGAATCCAAGGTGGCAATGGTAGGCGACGGGGTAAACGATGCACCCGCAATGGCGAACAGTACCGTGGGCATAGCAATGGGAGCGGCTGGAAGCGATGTGGCCTTGGAAACGGCGGATGTTGCCCTAATGGCCGACAAGTTGGAAACCCTGCCTTTTGCTATTGGCTTGAGTAGAAAAGCAAAAGCTATTATCAAGCAGAACCTTTGGGTAAGCCTTGGGGTTGTGGCACTGCTGATACCGGCCACCATTTTGAGCTGGGCAAACATAGGGATAGCCGTGGCATTTCACGAGGGGTCTACCTTGGTGGTCGTGGCCAATGCGCTACGCCTTTTGGCTTATAAAAAAGATTAG
- a CDS encoding lipoprotein signal peptidase: MNKRNVALLILLLLAIDQAIKIYVKTHFYYGEEYYVFGLDWFRLHFLENSGMAWGFKFGEGYVAKFILILFRLAAIIWGTFYIKKMIREGYAKVFIICAAFIYAGALGNLIDGAFYGLFFEKSDPALRNIAEIFPSGGGYAGFLNGNVVDMWYFPIIDTRLPEWLPLWGGNEFTFFDPVFNTADVWISTGVILLLIFQSQQKKDQKISDKKKLKYTESNRTIIKID; encoded by the coding sequence ATGAATAAAAGAAATGTAGCATTATTGATTTTACTGTTGTTGGCAATAGACCAAGCCATAAAGATTTATGTGAAGACCCATTTTTATTATGGCGAGGAGTACTACGTGTTTGGCTTGGATTGGTTTCGCTTGCATTTTTTGGAAAATTCCGGAATGGCCTGGGGCTTTAAATTTGGGGAGGGATATGTGGCCAAATTTATTTTAATACTATTTCGCTTAGCAGCCATTATTTGGGGGACCTTTTATATCAAAAAGATGATACGTGAAGGATATGCAAAAGTCTTTATAATCTGTGCCGCATTTATATACGCAGGTGCATTGGGCAATTTGATTGACGGTGCATTTTACGGACTGTTTTTTGAAAAAAGTGATCCCGCACTTCGCAACATTGCAGAAATATTCCCCTCAGGCGGTGGTTATGCGGGATTTTTAAATGGCAATGTGGTGGATATGTGGTACTTCCCTATTATTGATACAAGGCTTCCGGAATGGTTGCCATTATGGGGAGGCAATGAATTTACTTTTTTCGACCCTGTATTCAATACCGCAGATGTTTGGATTAGCACGGGAGTGATTTTACTCCTGATCTTTCAAAGCCAACAAAAAAAAGACCAGAAAATATCGGATAAGAAAAAGTTGAAATATACTGAAAGTAACAGGACAATTATAAAAATCGATTAG
- a CDS encoding sodium:calcium antiporter, with protein MNVWLWVVVLGLAAWAAHWGADQLLTPLKMLRKQWGLTASAGAAFLAIVTASPEVAINITSAARGVSDIGLGNLLGSNIISIPLMVTIAYFASRKQFKNNKEHQKHLDTNLLALNKRSVSVLSIPYLAIIALVAILTLPKAWRGLQPIDGWIMLAAYAAFLMRAIIKGRKKGESVEWDKKKVWLSVAGAMAIAVGAFFIVKATENIVSVLNISEIVGGLFITGIMTTAPEIFKTWSVVKGGEVTAGTTSVIADNAVTMTIAFFPLALVTTPIEDFQLFWVNLAFVGLMPLLYSVFVHQSKELHGFSRWQIFVFDAAYIVYLLTMVFFVLKLF; from the coding sequence ATGAACGTTTGGCTCTGGGTAGTAGTATTGGGATTGGCAGCTTGGGCCGCACATTGGGGTGCTGATCAACTCCTAACACCTTTGAAAATGCTGCGTAAGCAATGGGGGCTTACAGCTTCTGCAGGAGCAGCTTTCCTAGCTATTGTAACAGCGAGCCCGGAAGTGGCGATAAATATTACAAGTGCTGCCCGGGGAGTATCTGATATCGGATTAGGAAATTTGCTTGGTTCCAATATAATTTCCATCCCACTCATGGTAACCATCGCCTATTTCGCTTCCAGAAAACAATTTAAAAACAATAAGGAACATCAAAAACATTTAGATACCAACCTGCTGGCCCTGAACAAACGTTCTGTCTCGGTATTGTCCATCCCCTATCTGGCAATCATTGCTTTGGTAGCTATACTAACCCTTCCAAAAGCCTGGCGTGGGTTACAACCCATTGATGGGTGGATTATGCTGGCGGCCTATGCGGCTTTTTTAATGCGTGCCATTATAAAAGGCAGGAAAAAAGGGGAAAGTGTGGAGTGGGATAAGAAGAAAGTGTGGTTATCAGTAGCCGGAGCTATGGCAATAGCCGTGGGTGCTTTTTTTATTGTTAAGGCTACGGAAAATATTGTTTCGGTGTTGAACATTTCCGAAATTGTTGGAGGGCTGTTTATTACCGGAATAATGACGACTGCCCCAGAAATATTTAAAACATGGAGTGTGGTAAAAGGAGGTGAAGTGACCGCGGGCACCACGAGCGTAATTGCCGATAATGCTGTTACCATGACGATAGCATTTTTTCCTTTGGCATTGGTAACAACACCTATCGAAGATTTCCAGTTGTTTTGGGTCAACCTGGCTTTTGTAGGACTGATGCCGCTTTTATATTCGGTATTTGTTCATCAAAGCAAGGAGCTTCACGGGTTCAGCAGATGGCAGATATTCGTTTTCGATGCAGCGTATATTGTATATCTCTTAACTATGGTGTTTTTTGTTCTAAAACTATTTTAA
- a CDS encoding APC family permease — MAELKKSLGTLRLTFYGVGTIVGAGIYTVIGAAAGQAGTDLWLSFIFAAIAASVSAMSYAELSSTYPNAGAEFIFVRKAFPKIDIPSFLTGWTIAFHSSATIAAVLLAFSGYFNTFFNIPSLLVSYAVLLILALISITGIKKSSTANIIMVSIQLLGLFILIAVGLLETGPPKSEFFKVESFSGTLAATATLFFVYTGFEHMAALGSEVKNPGKTIPRAFLLTMVFTTIIYLLISFTVLNISDPAEIAKVDSPLSLAASNLNSWLPVALAVAALFATANAAFSGIISISRLLFGMASVGELPKFMTKTNAQKVPWVTTLVVMAAVAAFLLLGDIKIVAGMSSLGALLVFVAVNIALIVLRYKAPDKERPFKVPLSIGKVPILPILAIIISLSLVVQFNWQVYVAFVGAIIVGIVLDYFLDKKSKNEIDPEKEKELFNH; from the coding sequence ATGGCAGAATTAAAAAAATCTCTGGGTACTCTTCGCCTTACTTTTTATGGTGTAGGTACCATTGTTGGTGCTGGAATATATACTGTAATTGGTGCAGCCGCTGGACAGGCGGGAACAGACCTTTGGTTGAGTTTTATTTTTGCCGCCATTGCGGCCAGTGTCTCGGCAATGTCGTATGCAGAGCTGTCCTCTACCTATCCTAATGCCGGTGCAGAATTCATTTTTGTACGGAAAGCTTTTCCAAAAATCGACATTCCATCTTTTCTAACAGGTTGGACGATTGCATTTCACAGTTCGGCCACCATCGCCGCGGTGCTACTTGCTTTTTCAGGGTATTTCAATACGTTTTTTAACATCCCTTCCTTACTGGTTAGCTATGCTGTGCTACTGATTCTTGCATTGATAAGCATTACGGGCATCAAAAAATCATCTACCGCCAATATCATTATGGTCAGTATTCAGCTATTGGGATTGTTTATTCTTATTGCGGTCGGACTTTTGGAAACAGGACCACCAAAATCAGAATTTTTTAAAGTGGAGTCCTTTTCCGGCACCCTGGCAGCGACTGCTACCTTATTTTTTGTTTATACCGGCTTTGAGCATATGGCAGCATTGGGTTCCGAGGTAAAAAATCCGGGCAAGACTATTCCGAGGGCATTTTTATTGACAATGGTGTTTACCACAATTATATACCTACTAATATCTTTTACGGTACTCAATATAAGTGACCCCGCAGAAATAGCAAAGGTAGATTCCCCATTGTCGCTGGCCGCTTCAAATTTAAATTCCTGGTTGCCCGTAGCCCTGGCAGTTGCGGCACTTTTTGCTACGGCTAATGCGGCTTTTAGTGGCATTATTTCCATTAGCAGGTTGCTTTTCGGTATGGCAAGCGTGGGCGAGCTTCCAAAATTTATGACCAAGACCAATGCGCAGAAAGTACCCTGGGTAACTACACTGGTGGTTATGGCTGCGGTAGCGGCATTTTTATTATTGGGAGATATTAAAATTGTCGCAGGAATGTCCTCTTTAGGGGCGTTACTCGTTTTTGTAGCTGTGAATATTGCACTCATCGTTTTGCGTTATAAAGCACCTGACAAAGAAAGACCTTTTAAAGTTCCCCTTTCCATAGGGAAAGTACCTATCCTACCCATTTTGGCCATAATTATTAGCCTGTCTCTGGTAGTTCAGTTTAACTGGCAGGTGTATGTTGCTTTTGTGGGAGCAATTATAGTGGGCATCGTACTGGATTATTTTTTGGACAAAAAGTCAAAGAATGAGATAGATCCCGAAAAAGAAAAAGAACTGTTCAACCATTAA
- a CDS encoding Fur family transcriptional regulator, with amino-acid sequence MTKTEKILTNHGIRPTQMRSKIYKYLKRKTYAVSLNEMQKVFINKNIKTANKTTFYRTIKLFEKKSMVHQIDDGTAFAKYALSDENTNVKHSTDLHMHFHCTDCKKTICLPNKISEESLPDHYEVNDVNLVLKGICKNCSKK; translated from the coding sequence ATGACAAAAACGGAAAAAATATTAACAAATCACGGTATTCGACCTACTCAAATGCGGTCGAAGATATACAAATACCTCAAAAGGAAAACTTATGCAGTAAGTTTAAATGAAATGCAAAAAGTCTTTATCAATAAAAATATCAAAACGGCCAATAAGACCACTTTCTACAGGACGATAAAGCTCTTTGAGAAAAAAAGCATGGTGCACCAAATTGACGATGGAACTGCTTTTGCAAAATATGCGCTTTCTGATGAAAACACCAATGTTAAACACAGTACAGATTTACATATGCACTTTCATTGTACCGATTGTAAGAAAACAATCTGTTTACCAAATAAAATATCGGAAGAGAGTTTGCCAGACCATTATGAGGTGAACGATGTGAACCTGGTATTAAAAGGGATATGTAAAAATTGTAGTAAAAAATAA